The region TGTCTGGTGATGTTCGGATATGGATTGCATGGAGTGTTGCTTTATTGATAAAGTAGGGCGAAAGTCTATTTTAAGCATAGAGTGCCAACTCTTAATTTCGTATGAAGGTTGTGTTTTTAAAACCATGTCTACAACCAATAGTTTTGCTGTTTGACAACTAGAGGGAATATAAATTAAAGTAATCGTAATGGAAGCAACATCATGTTCGGTGTGTTAAGGATTTACTTCTTAAAAACAAATGCCAGTTTCTCATTAGGGATATAAATGATGCAATAAAAGACGTCGTGAGGCCTGTCTAGCTAGCTTTACTTAGCTCGATAGTTCATTTTCCACGGAAAAAAAACTTCATTAAATTGTTAGACCGttagactacccacaatgggaATAACATATATAGTAACATCGCACATATCTAAATAAAATAGATAATGTGGCaaacaataaatgaagaaagagagacatGTGGTAACATAactagttactactagtatgagtaacatcacacatatcaaggtaaGATgaatctatagcctaataaataaagtgttgcatgttaccacaagaCTAGCCACACTCGACAGTAACATAcattagtaacatacacatatccctagactatgttactacctcaatagtgggtagtaacataagtgtggtaacatgcaaagcttcatttattaggttatagactcatattgcattgggacatgtgatgttacagtaactagctaagttactaaggctagccatagtgggagtaacttaagtagtaacttaacacatcccaagacaattttgcttatgtggcaaatgagaaaagaggtgcttgtggtaacataatatgttactgtaacatagcgctttccgaggcaaaatgagtctatgagataataaatgaaacaatctatgatactactactatgttactttgcactatggaggtagtaacttacactagtgtcatatgcatgacactagtctaagttactccccactatgaccagcctaaggctggtcatagtggagagtaacttagactagtaacatacatatattactagtctatgttactaccttcatagtggatagtgtcataggtgtggtaacatagttgcctttaTTTATTACTTtatagactcattatgcattggaaaccgctatgtgatggtaacatattatgttactctatttgcctctctcctcattaactacttgccacatcaccaattttgcttatgtggcatctatgttactacctatgttactcccactatgaccagcctaatactaaatctctcctcattaactcattgccacataagcaaatttgctgagttggactagatgttactaccgaagttacttccactgtggctagtctccactatagaggtagtaatataGAGTAATAACATGGGCTactcattgtggctagtcttaagtGGGATTAGAGTACCCACAATAAAAGTAACAcaggtggtaacatcacacatatctagacaaaatagatgatgtggcaagtaataaatgaagaaagagatacatgtggtaacatagctagttaccatTAGtaatatgagtaacatcacacataccaagataagatgagtctatagtataataaatgaagtgttgcatatgTGACACATATGTTACCCCACTGTGGAGGGAATAACTTAACTAGTAACATATTCATTGTGACTAGTCTTGAACGGTGCTGGTTTACATCCTTATTTCTCGTGTTTACTTAGTTATGTTTCTTAGAAAAATGGGTGCGTATAAAGCCGTGAATTTGGCACGTCCTCAGTAAACTGATTTCTGGCTAATCATACCAATTCAGCACAACACCAGGAAAAGGAGTACTCCTACGACTGCCATTCGACCCGGGCCCTCTGCCAACGTGTACAGAGGAAGCAGGGCAGGCGTCCACGTCATGTCATGCCACGTGGCGGAGCTAGCCAGCCAGACCGCGCCCCCATTTGCGCGCGCGCCGACGCCATGACCCAACCATAAAATGACCACAAGCCCCACACTTGAGCTCCGAAACTCCACACCACACCACGGCACCACAAGCCACAGCTTAGCAATGCCCAACCCGCCCACCCCCTCCTCGCCGTCGCCGCTCCCGGCCCCGGCGCGCAAATCTCCGTCCAGCCGCCGGCGCCAGCGCCTGCTCGCGTCCCCGAAGCCGTCGCCCGCTcccacctcctcgtcctcgtcggcgtcgtcggcgtcgtcttCCTCCGCGTCCTTCTCCTTCGCCCCCTTCTCGCCGGCGCCCTCGCCGTTCCACCACCGCTTCCTCTCCCCGCTCCGTGCCTCCGCGGTGCCCTTCTCCTGGGAGCACCGGCCTGGCATCCCCAGGACCCCCGCGCGCGGCGCCGGCACCCGCAGCAAGTCCGGTGCCCCGCCGCTGCCCCTCCCGCCGTCGCTCTTCTCCAACAACAAGGTGGTCGCCGAGTACTCCTTCGGCGCCGACGGCGCGTACTCCGTCgttcccacgaaggcgaggaggcgCAAGCAGCAGCGGCGGTGGCCAGCGGTGACCGACGCCCTGACAGAGTGGCTGGCCGTGCTGAGCCTCTACCGGTCGTGCACGAGGTCGCGCGACTCCCTCGCCGCCTCAGGCCCGCCACCGCACCCGCGCCGGTGCTCGCCCTAGGCCTGGCCGGCGAGCCGGCATCGACCAATACGTACGTAGAGAGTTGGTGTGCGTGTTCCCCGTATTGtccttcctttctttttcttggGTGTGTGGGTTGTGTTGAGTGCGTACGTACGTATACGTTCGTTGGTGCCCGATCGTAGGACCACCGATGAATTAGGAATGTGCTTGCGAATTTGGTGACATGACGCTGTAATTAAGGGTGTCTTTTCGTGTGTCGGTATATGCATGTGCTGTGCTTGCTCCAACAATAATTAATGGATAATTCGGCACGATTGATTGATTAGGCTGCTTGTTGATTAGTACAAGATTTTTTTTATTGTTGGTTTAAGGATTCAATAATGTCAGTGTTACACTTGACATTATTACATGCATGTGGGTGGTGCAGTGCTCATGCATGTCTTCTGCAGTTTCTCTTTTCCAGAAAATGTGCTACGAGCACGCTATATCTGTGATTTATTAGATTGCATGCACTGTCACGGTCAAGTGGGCCACGACTGTTGCAAGCACGATATGATTATCGAGGACATGTTACTATATTATTGTCCTCTCTTTTTGTAGAATAATCCATGGATTTTTGGGAACAAACAGTACTAAACAGATGCGCTACTGTACAGCGTTTGATGGCGACGATCTTGTCGTGCCTTAATGGAATGCATGCGTTTTTGTAAAAAAAAAAGCCCTATGGTATAAGTCTGTGCAATATAGAATTATAaaatcaaagtaaatattttcatgtgTTCAGAGAAAAATAATATTTATATTTACATAAAGAAAGAAGAGGAGTTAAATAAAATGACTCTCAGAGGTGGATAGTTTTTTGAACAAAGGCTATATATAAATATAAAAATGATGCCAATTACCCCTTGCCTCCACAACGATACGATATCAAGAGCAAGTCAAAACATCGAGGTGTGTACGTTTATTAAGAAAATAACACTTACATTGTCCATATTATGCTAGTATTATCGCCTCATATCATACATATTTGCATTGACCGCTTGCATACGAGATGATTAATCATTGAGATATTTTTTTAGGTATCCTGCTGTGGCAAGTGTTGCTTTACAAAAACCACAGATGATGTGTCCGCGAAGTCCGCAAACGTTCGCATTTGTGGTTTTTGTATTAGCTCAGAGAACAAGTGGCTGGCTATGCGTAGAAAAGAGAGTACAGAACCAGCTGCAGTATGAGGAGCcccatggcccacatgtcagtgaaacaaAAATGTCATTTTTTTATCCGTGGCGAATATCCACTGTATTCGTAACAAAATAACTAAGCAAGAAAGCACCCGTCACACGTAGGTGGTGAGCGTCGGGCGAGtcacggcggtggtggccacgACCACGAGAGGCGTTTCAATTCTGCTACGGGTACATACACCAGGTGAACCTTTTTGTGCGGCCGGTTGCCCGGGCCAGAAGCATGATCAGaaacttcacctttcccttttgccACGTACGAGCAGGAGCCTTTTCATCAGTTGATGCATGCATGCGTAAATTAAATACTGTAATAATGGAGTAATATGCGCAAGACTAGCGAGGGAAAGAAGAATATGATTGCAGGCCAAAACCGCAATATCAGTGCTGGCCAAAACCGCAATATGATTGCTAGCGACATCAGTGCTGGTGTCAATCGAATCAAATGATATCTGGGTAGATAGAGGGTGGGGACACCAACTTAAACCAGCTGCGATATTTGTACTAACATAACAGTAGCTCAGGCGATGGCGTAACCATGGTGCCGTGCGTGCATAACCGTGAATGATACACCATGGTGAGAAAATACCAACGGAGTAGCAATCAGCATAATCCGAGCCGTCACCACGGAAAATTCTAGTACTAGTGGTTAGAGAGTTTGGTAAAAGTTAGCAATCCATCTGGTGACCCGACGTTTACCAAACCGTTTTGACCGCACTGGGAAGATGTTGACTTCCACGCAAAATAAAAGGGGAAGATGGTGACTTGGTACGAAAGCGTCGTCAGCCGTTCATTCACTCCTCCGGCTCGGTTACACGCGTGCAAACGCATTATTTACCCCGGCCGATGTGAGGGTAAGTTTTCCTCTTCCTCGTTTGACGGTGCAAGCTCCCGTGGAGTGCAAGGGCCGGCGGAGCTCTGACATCGGCTCCCAAAAAGTCAGCTCCAAGTCTCACTCACTATCTTACCCTACCTTGTCGTCACGTATGGCCGTGCCTGCGTGTGCCGCCCCTGCCTGAATCTTTCAGCAAAGAACTGTGGAGCGTCATATGGCAAGCATGGAGGAATCGTGTGGGACGAACAGTGCTCTCCAATAATGCCCAATAATTGGAGAGGCCGTGTTACTGGGACCTGGATTATTTTTTCCTTGTGAAACTAAAGTCTTCTGATGAGGCAAGACGAGTGAGACTAGAAACGAAGTCAGAGCTCCTGCCAAGGCGCTCCGTCCAGCGAGTCATACTAACAGCCAGATTTTTGACAAGTCGTCAGCAACAGGTTGCTTCTAAGGCACTGCTCTGTTTACAACATGGCTAAAACTACAGCACAACCAACATTGCGCTCCAAAACAGAGCACCTTGCATGCATCACATGTTGCTTCTTGCTTGTGCTACATACGCAAGATGACAAAGTATGTCATCGCTTATATTGAACTTAACCCAAGTGCCGGGAGAGCAAATGCCAAAGGCTAAGTAGCAAACAAACAGATGCGCTGCCGGCACTTGGCTCTCTAGGATGAAAGAAATCGCTCTCGACCTTCCCCttgatttccttttttccttttttgaggAATCGGCAGGTGAGCTGCTCGTTAGATTAATAATAGCCTCGAAATTTGTAACATGTAGTTTTAAGTTATGCTGTTTGAACAACGTGATTTGCAACCGAAAGGTGCAGACTTTTGTTGCTCTGATGGGGAGGAACGGTCCGTTCAGGTTTGGCCTTCTTGGAAATAGAAAAACCAAAAGAAATAAAATATTGGGTGATAGCCAGCCGCATTTGTCATGCG is a window of Triticum dicoccoides isolate Atlit2015 ecotype Zavitan chromosome 2B, WEW_v2.0, whole genome shotgun sequence DNA encoding:
- the LOC119360943 gene encoding vegetative cell wall protein gp1-like, whose protein sequence is MTTSPTLELRNSTPHHGTTSHSLAMPNPPTPSSPSPLPAPARKSPSSRRRQRLLASPKPSPAPTSSSSSASSASSSSASFSFAPFSPAPSPFHHRFLSPLRASAVPFSWEHRPGIPRTPARGAGTRSKSGAPPLPLPPSLFSNNKVVAEYSFGADGAYSVVPTKARRRKQQRRWPAVTDALTEWLAVLSLYRSCTRSRDSLAASGPPPHPRRCSP